Within Syngnathus scovelli strain Florida chromosome 22, RoL_Ssco_1.2, whole genome shotgun sequence, the genomic segment cacaGACTGATGATTTGACACGGGTTCCTCAAGCGCTGGTTTCTTTTGCGTCAGGAACTGTTGGACACTTTGCTACTCGGTACGTTTTAATGAAATTGTAAAACAAGGAGTCGTCCATTTCCAATCATGTCTTCGACAATATGGGACCTACAAGTGCCTTCTTTGTTCCTTTTACAAATGTTTTGTCAAGATGTCGTCtactattgtgtgtgtgtgtgcgcgcgtttaGGACTCAACGGGCCTTTGTTGAATGTGTGTTCGTCAGTTGCGGCAGCTTCCTTCTCGCGCGTGTGTCCCCGTGGGACTCGGCAGACTCGCTCTAATGTCTGAAATTCAGACACATCGGCTCTTAACTTATTTTTGAGATTGTGACGTTGCCATGGAGACTGAGCGCTTTATACTGTATGTCGCCGCCCTTTACGAGTCACCTGCTACGGGTCTTCCGAAATAAAATGTGTCCGGACGTGTCCATCGCTCTCTTCTGCTGTTTCCCAAAAGCACCACGACAAGAGAAATGCATGAAAAATTGTTCTGATACAAGGGAAGCTTCTGTATTGCAGTGATCAGTGGAAAACGTGTACaaagttgttttgcttttcaatATTCATAATCACTCACTGAATCCACCTCGATTGATCACATTTAGTCACATTCATTGTATTGACCTGTTTTGTCTTTTAGCATCTTTTGTAACTTTGGGCAAGTTCGTCGTCTGCTTTCAGGAGCGGGGAACGGTCCGCCTCGCCGTCAGTCGCGGTGGGCGGAGCCGGGCGGCGTGATGCTGAAGACGCGCATGCCCAAGTGGCCGGCGATCTGACGGCACACCCCCGTGAAGTAGCACGTCAGGTCCACCAAGGAGAGCACCTGAAGAGTTTATAGTTGTTGGCGTTAGAACAAGTAGGTTCTCGCTAACGTCGTGTTTCGCTACTTTTGCGCACTTGATTACAGTAGGAATGAACAAAGGCGAGGGCGTTTGTCCCACTCTGAAGCTTTAACAGGGCTAATTCTGAAGTACTGACCGTGGCGATCCAGAGGACGACGTACTCGTCGACGAAGCTGTCGAAGAGCTGGTTGAGGAAAAGGAGGCCTGGGCCGATGAAGGCCGTGTCTGGCAGGTGAAGTTCGCTCTTGGTTATGTGCGCCACCTGCTAGGAGCAAAAACTTTGTCGACGTTCCACACGGCGCAGGAGTGTCGAGAGCAACCCACCACAAGCTTGTTGGAGAGCTTGGCGATGACCATGCCGAAGGCGAGCAAGTAGAAGCAGGGGTGGTGCTCAAACAGCTGAGTAGACGACTTTTTGAAGATGATGAAGGCCAGCGTGAGGATGAGGCCAATGTGCAAGCCGGGACTCAAACCTTTACCCGCACCGCCATTGAGAATGACGTGGAAGTTGTTGTGGCAGGAGTAGAGGGCCCCCCCGATGATGCCCATGATGGGGAAGATGTAGAGTTGCAGTCCAATGAGGGGCAGCTTAAAAAACGAGACACGGATTGAAGAGCCGCAAGTGGACAACTGCCAGGCTGCTGAAGGAGCCGCTTCAAGTTACCGTGGTTTGCCAAAGGCTCACCCCACCAAAGGCGGACATCAGGTACATGACGATGATGGCAAACTGCGCCTCGGTGACATCCACCCTGCCCAGGAGACAAAGCGGCTGAGGAGGATGAGTGCAAGGTTGGGTGGACTCACtcacaggccaaagcgaacaGTCCCCGAAACGTAGGTCTGCCAGTGGGCGCAGAAGTACATGAACATCCCGATGAAGCCGCAGAAGAATATCCAGTGCGGGTATCGGCCGATACCGCAGGAGATGCACGTTCCCACGGCGACAAACACTGCAGCAAGATAACGCAAGACCTCAGCAACGACACCGCGGGAGCCTCGAGGCTGAATCAAGGAGCACCTGTGGAGACGGCATCGCAGCCGTGGTCAAAATGCTCGTCGAGGGCCGATTCCACGTTGGTCCTGCGGGCCTGCTTGCCGTCGATGGCGTCCAGAGACTGGTACACGAAGAGACCCAGAGCACTCAGGATGAAAGCCCATGCTGGAGCCTGAAGGTAACCAAAACTACTCTTAATTCATGCGTGTAAACGGGTCAAATACTTTGAGGGAGTAGTTATTGACGAATCAAGTGTATTTAACAAGGGAAACATGTAGGACTGGAGTTTGTTGGGATCAACAACAGGGGCATTGGTGGTGGTGTGACATCCACGGGATTTCAAATACTATTTTTAAGGCAGAAGTATCAATAGCGCTCCGTTATCACTGTCAATAAACTTTGTTTAAGGTCGCCTCGACTCACCTCCTCCGTGGCCGTGGGGCAAAAAAACACGAGCAGGAGCGTGGAGGCGATGTTGACCAACAGGCCCGCCATACTGAGCGCGTTGGGGGCCACCCACATGGGGATTTGGCGGACCAGCCAGTTCCAGTAGATCTGACACGGCGGCTCCAGCAAAGAGCGACCCGAGGGACTGTACTTGTACACCTCCAGCTGCTTGAGCTGCGCGCTTGACAGCGGCTCCGAACACAGAAAGTAGGCCATCGCTTCTCCTTCAAAATGACAAATCTTTGAAGCAAAACAATAAAAGCTACTGACCCTGCATCCAGGCAGCCGGCCTTCATTCCGTAAGTGAGAGAGAAGAGGCGTCAACACCTTTTGCACCTAAAGCTTGACAAGTATCTGCTTTTCTTCTAAGACAACCGTCATCTCCATCATTTACATGTCAATCAGGTGCAGGGGCACGCCGCATTGCATAAATTCATAGATGATGAGCCCGCCTATAGATCAGGAGGACTTTGCAAGCAGTATTGACGACAGGAATGCTTTTCAAGTGCAGTTATCATAGCGCCGCATGTTGCGCAATGGGTCCATTACACTCTTGGACGAGCACATGACAAGAGGAACGCATGAAAAATAGTTTCTTTATTACAAACTCCTACACACATATTCTTGTTAGTAAAAATGTGCCGTCCAGTTCTATTAGTGAGCAGTGAGAAATGGCGGTTGTACATTTCAAAACAAGAaaaacatgtcattttccagagTAGAAAACAGAACCTAAAAATATGAAAGCGCTACCACAGAAGAAGAAATCCCATCAACCCGAATAAGCACATCAGATTCGCTGGAGGAGAAATGTGTCAATCCGATGAAAGGGAAGCTTCTCGATTGCAGTTCTCAGTGGAAATCGCATACAAAGTTTTGGTTTGCAATAttcacaattattattattttttgtaattacAAGAAAATGAATTAAGGCGAATTGTATACAATCACAACATTCattattagcccttaagggagaAGAAGTCAGAAAGCAGAACAAATGGCGATGACATGAAAACGCTTTAAGTAGCCTGCTGACCAAAACACCTCAtcggaaatttttttttttttaatcctcttcATTGAATCCACCCCGATTGATCGCATTTATTCACATTCATTGTAttgactgatttaaaaaaaaacaaaaaaaatgttttaaaaaaaactttggtatttcagatgtttgtttttgagcattttttttaactttggccaagtttttatttgatttcttttttttttttttttaggcagagGTGATCACTCGGTCAAGGCTTGAGGTGCGGGGTCTCTTCTCGATGTCATCGTCGTCTGCTTTCAGGAGCGGGGAGCGGTCCGCGTCGCCCTCCGCCTCCTCCCGCCGGGCAAGCCGTCAGTCGCGGTGGGCGGGGCCGGGCGGCGTGATGCTGAAGACGCGGATGCGCAAGTGGCCGGCGATCTGGTGGCACACCCCCGTGCAGTAGCGCGTCAGGTCCACCAGGGAGAGCACCTGAAGAGTTATTAGTTGTTGGCGTTAAAACAAGTAGGTTCTCACCAACCTGTTTCAGTAGTTTTTGCACAATCGGTTGATTACGACACGAATGAATGAACGTGAGATTCTAATTCTCAAGCGCAAGACAAGGAACTGACCGTGGCGATCCAGAGGACGACGTACTCGTCGACGAAGCTGTTGAAGTACTggttgaggaagaggaggcccgGGCCGATGAAGGCCGTGTCCGGCAGGTGGAGCTCACTCTTGGTCATGTGCGCCACCTGCGTCGAGCAAAAACCCTTTGTCGACATTCCACACGGCTTAGGAAAGAAGAAATTTCAAGAGCAACCCACCACAAGCTTGTTGGAGATCTTGGCGATGACCATGCCGAAGGCGAGAAGGTAGAGGCAGGGGTGGTGCTCAAATAGCTGACTGGATGACTTCTTGAAGATGATGAAGGCCAGCGTGAGGATGAGGCCGATGTGCAAGCCGGGACTCAGCACGCTGGTGTCCTGCGCAGCGTCAACGGTTATATGGCGCCACATCACGACGCTATTCGCCAGGGCTTACCGCCACAGTGGAGCCATTTTTACCCACGCCGCCATTGAGAATGACGTGGAAGTAGTTGTGGCAGGAGTAGAGGGCCCCGCCGATGATGCCCATGATGGGGAAGATGTAGAGTTGCAGTCCAATGAGGGGCAGCTTGAAAAACGAGACACAGATTGAAGAGCCGCAAGTGGACAACTGCCAGGCTGCTGAAGGAGCCGCTTCAAGTTACCGTGGTTTGCCAAAGGCTCACCCCACCAAAGGCGGACATCAGGTACATGACGATGATGGCAAGCTGCACCTCGGTGACATCCACCCTGCCCAGGAGACAAAGCGGCTGAGGAGGACAAGCGCTAGTTGGCATGCGCCCAAGTCGGGGGAGGACTCACAGGCCAAAGCGAAGAGTTCCCGACACGTAGGTCTGCCAGTGGGCGCAGAAGAACATGAACATCCCGATGAAGCCGCAGAAGAATATCCAGTGGGGGTATCGGCCGATGCCGCAGGAGATGCACGTGCCCACGGCGACAAACACTGCAGCAAGATGACGCAAGACCTCAGCAACGACATTACGGGGAGCTTCGAGGCTGAATCAAGGAGCACCTGTGGAGACGGCGTCGCAGCCGTGGTCAAAGAGCTCGCCGAGGGCCGAGCTGCTGTTGGTCCTGCGGGCCTGCTTGCCGTCGATGGCGTCCAGAGACTGGTACACGAAGAGACCCAGCGCACTCAGGATGAAAGCCCATGCTGGAGCCTGAAGGTAAGATTCCATTGACCAAATACACTTCAATTCATTTACGGAGCCTTGACAaagtgcttcttttttttttgtgaatgaaTTTCTTGTAATTGACCTCTGAAAACCATGAAACTCCAAAGTGTGCTTTCATCTGAACAACTTTTTATCTTTGGGTTTCAGATAAAAAGCCACTTGGAGGTGCATGCTTTTTATTGCACGGTGGCAATTCAGAAACATGTGTTTAACATTTGATCCTCTAAGTGTTTGTTGCTTAATAAGTGAATAATCAATGCAGATAAGTGTGCAATCAGATCAAATGTGGACTTTGAGTGAGTAGTAAGAAACGTAATTAGCACTAAAAGCAGGGTGAACTGGTCCAGCACGTGTCGTTTATCCAGGAGTAAAGGTGATGCCAGATTAGTGGCGTCAGCACGGACGATGACGTCATCTGACGTGTCATTTAGCAACTAGGCTAACTTTATGCTAAAGTGCTCGCTCGCTTGTTGGGATCAACAACAGGGGCGGCAACGTCCTCCGCATTGTCGTGTTTTGACACCCGCACCCCGGCGTCCCATAAGCGAGACAGGCGGACAACCGCAAGAATGAACCGCGCACTCATGACGGATCATCGATCCAGACAAATAGATGTGTTTGAGATCCAACCACCGAGCAATTAACAAGGAAGCACGAAAGGCTCGTTTGAGACTTGTTTACACGTAACAGTGACTAAATCCCCGAATTAAACACAAACAGAAGGGATTTTAAATACTATTTTTAACGCCGAATTTCCAATTGCACTCTGTAATTACTGTTAATAAAGTCTCCCAGTGAGTTCATTCGACCGGTTTATTTAAATAGTCAAATTCACATTGATTTGCTCAATGCAAGGACTTGATTCCGCGAGCGGGTGTCTGGAGAAACTTTGTCCAAGGTCGCCTCAACTCACCTCCTCCGTGGCCGTGGGGCAATAAAGCACGAGCAGGAGCGTGGAGACGATGTTGACCAACAGGCCCACGATAGTGAGCGTGTTCGGGGCCACCCACGTCGGGATTTGCTGGACGAGCCAGTTCCAATAGATCTGACACGGCGGCTCCACCAAGGAGCGACCCGAGGCGCTGTACTTGTGCTCCTCCAGCCGCTTGAGCTGCGCGCTTGACAGCGGCTCCGGCCACAGAAAGTGGGCCATCGTTTCTCCTTAAAATGGATCGTGACGAGATCCCGCAGGCTCTCGGGGAAAGAGGCTCAGACTCGGCTACCTTCTCGCGGCCAAGTCCAAAACATTGCAGTGCATTTGGCCTGTGGAGGAAGGAGAATGTGCCTAGGCCATTTGCAAGGCGGAACAATGAGCGGGCGATGACGTTTCGGACAGTTTTGAGGGAAGGACCGGAAGTGGGAGATTGGCAAGGGAGCACACTTCCGCTACAGCGACAAGTTTTACCGATTCTTTTTGAAGTTCTGCCAGTAACGGTAGGCTTGACCAAAAGCAGAGAACAAGTGACCACAAAAACTTTTTTAATGAACAGTGTTAGTTCTCAAAATGTGTATTGTTATGGTGTCTTATAattgtttaaaatatatattaattttaaGAATGAAACCGAGTGTAAAATGACAATTACTTTGTGTCCTTAGTATACTGTACACATACAGTAAATCCAACATTTCCACGATAATCAGATTTAAACATAGTAGACACTTTCATTTGAAGTAGGAAAATAACTCTTCAGATATCCAGAAACAATGCCATAGTTAACATTGCCATTTATTGTAATCCATGAATCATAATTACAAAGGCATGCGCATGTTTACCGAGCTTCAATTTTTTTCCCGAGTCACCAATAATAATCCGAAAAATGACAAGATTTCATGCAGAATCaaccacttttcttttttttccattcgctTTGCCCTCTTCTTGAGTCATCGACACATTCGTTTAGCCAACAGTTTTCTTCAGAGACTCCAtacaaagacaaaacaaacatttgtttaTACATGCCCCGCCCCTCAGAGTACCCCCACCCTCACCAAAATAAAGAACATCGAAGTTTTCCACACGTAAGCAAAACAATAAGAGCTGCTGACATGCATCCGAGCTGATTGAGACGTACAAATAAAAAACAGAGGGTGACACAGCATGCCACACAAAGACCAGTGCGTCCTCCTCCCCCCCCTGTCCACTCCTCCATCCCCGCATCCAGGCTACTGGCCTCCCGTAGTGGTTAGGTGTAGGTGAGAGAAGAGGGGTGTCACTCGTGGCAGCACGTTTTGCAGCTAAAGCTCGACAAGTCTCTACTTGTCTTCTTCGACAACCTTCGTCTCCGTCATGTACTTGTCAATCAGGTGCAGGGGCACGCCGCGTTGCATGAGTTCATAGAAGGTGAACCCTCCTATAGATCAGGGGGGACAATAGGGGAACACTCGTGAACAAAGTGGGAAGGAAGGTGTAGGTTGTCCCGTTTCAGTTCTGCTTTGCTCTCGTGCATAGTGAGCCCCAAACAGTCGGTAGCAAGCAGCATTGACGGCAGAAATGCTTTTCACGTGCCACTAAATCATGGCTTCACACTACGCCAATCTTTACCTTTATGTGTTTACCTGAAGCATTGGCCTCTGTGTGCTTACAGAAAACTTCAACTGCTGGTGGCAATAAGCGACATAACTTTTTGGAGAATGCTGCTTGTTGGAAAGTGAGTGGCGTTACATTTAAGGCTTCCGCAGGCCATCCTCGTCCCAAACTGACGACATGCAAGTGGTGAGTAGTTTTACGTTATTTTACTGTTTGACGGAGCATTTAACTTATATTGATGcttttttctttactttttatGCAGTGCATCTACGGTGCAAGATTCCATCAAAAGTAAGTCAGTATTACTTTTTGTTTGTGGCTTAAAAGGATTGGTTGAGTCCAGTTGAAACTATTCCAAACAAAGTAGAACTGACCTGGGACACAAGCTGAGGCTTTGCACATACAGCCGCTTGGCCAAAAACAAAAACGTTGAGCAGGAAAAAAAGACCCAgaaaaaatgatttgttttcagTGCTGTAAAATGTCCGCCGATGGCAGCCACGAGAGAACCAAAAAAAGGTACGTCGGCTCTTGTTTAGCAAGCAATTTACTCACCTCGTGTCGTCCGCACACAACACTCACGAGTCACAAAATGGCAAGCGACGCAAATTACAAAATAGACTTCTAAAGGAGTCCAGCCGTGAGGATTCATGCAAATCCCATTACGCTAAAATGGCCGCCGGAGGGGGACTTCCTGCAAAGGGAATAGCGGCCATAGTCCCAACCAGCAAGTCAAAGTTAGAAGCAGGCTGACGGCGAGATGCATCATGAATGACATAAGCTTCATATGCCAGATCCATATGAAAGCTTACCTTATGTGAGAACAAACATTCATAATTCTTGAGTTTGGACTGGGGGGAGAGAGAAGAGAATATGGGTTAGCAAAAATGTTTACATGGGGTTATATGTGTGCACCAGGGGGGTGTACCGCTGTGAAAATCTTTTTATATGAGGAGTTAACAAGTGAAAGTGGCACCACTGTGGATACAAAATTGCTGTCAAGTCAAAGAAGTGAGGATGGAACTTTTTTTAAAGGTGAAATTTGACACATGAAATGACATTTAATCGTCTACGCTACCTGCTGGTGTCGTTAGCACACCATGAGCGGAGTAACATTAGCTCGTTTTAAAATGCTTATGTAGGTAAaacgtgttaaaaaaaaaagagagagagagagacctttTGCTCTCAATGAAGTTAGCTTGAGGTTAACCATCTAGTGTATATTTAAATTCCAAAGGAGCCAACCAATGAACGCATGTATCTCTGaacgtgttttttctttttttccttcaaaaacAACACATGATGGAGATATATGCTTTTCATTGGACACGTTGCTGAGTATTTCATCTAGCTTCTGTGTTAAAAACGACAACAACAGATACTTACATGTCCTTAAACgccagtcatgttttttttccccacaacacACATTTGACCCTACTTTGAACTGGCCTCCCGTAGCTCTCTAAATCACCGGTTACTTTTATAAAAGATTACTGTGAATTGAAATGAAAGCTCTGCGTCCACGCTTACCCTTAACCTCCAGTTTACACTCCACCTGGGCTTCCCCCAAGTCGTTGCTGGCCCTACAGGTGTACATGCCGCCGTCGTAAGGGCTGGGTTTCCTAATCTCCAGCGTGCACACGCCCTGGTTGCTAAACATGCGGTAGCGAGGGTCCTCGCCAATGACCATCTTGTTCTTCATCCAGATCACTTTGGGCTACGGTAAGTACACAAAGACAGGGTTTGGTTTGGCTCGGCTCGGCAGGGTCCTTTTTGCATGCTGGGTTCTAACTTGGGCCGATCCTACCTTGGGGTGGGCACGCACGCTGCAGTTAAGAGTGGTGTTGTAGCCAGCAATGCCAAACGTGTTGATGAGCGGCTGTGTGAATTTGGGAGCCTCGTTGAAGTCGTGGTCATTGAATTCAAAGATTTTCAACTTCATGTCTGCGGGTGGAAGAGTCATAGAACGGAGTGGTATCAAGTGGCCATGCGATCGGACTTCTCTGAGAAAATTCTCCTACCATCTTTGAGGATGAGGGCGCTTTTCTTGGTTTGGGTGGCCGACTCGCTAAGTCCACACATGTTCTCAGAGAAGACCCTGAAGTAGTACTCGTTACCGACCACGAGTTCGGTGATAGCGATGGACATGCGGTGGTAGTGCTCAAGGCACGTGTACCATTCCTATGTTGGGAACATGAAACGTGTCATTGCGATGAGCAAACATTTGGCCTAAGTTCTCCAAATGTATCGCTTACCATTGTCTTCTTGTCCGCCTTTTGAATGGTGTAGCCTGTTATTGCCGCGTTGCCATTATCTCGAGGGGCAGTCCAGGACAGAGATACATTTTCTCCCCAGACGTCATCGATATTCACCATCTGAGGAGGACCAGGGAGGTCTAACGGTATAGAAATGGGAGAAATGAGCCAAAGGTTTGGTCATGAACATATTTCTTTCCACGCTTCATGAGTCCCTCACCTATGATCTGGATGTCCATGTCAGCTGTGTCCTCGTGGCTTTCTACCTGCACTTTCATTTGATACTTCCCAGAGTGACTCCGTTCTGCTTTACGAATGAAGATCATGCTGTCACAGTCGGTGTTCCGAATGCTCACGGCGGCAGGATCAGTGGGTTGACCGTCCTTCAACCAAGTCACTTTTGGCCTCGGTTTGCCCTAGATGGACATCGTCATTGACTTATGGTCAGTGATTCTGAAAAAAGAACTCAAACTTGCCAATCGCTTACCATGAATGGCACCACAAGGTTGAGAGTTTCGCCAACTCGTCGAGTGTAAGTCTGCTTCAGGTGTCGGGGGACACGGATCTTGGGTGGTTCTTGATGCATAGCACAAAATGGAAGGCTTTGAGAAGCAACTttcatttgtctttatttttccccTTGGAATTATTTTCCTTACCGATAACTTCCTTGACAAGAATGGCATGCTGAGTGGTTCGTGGAGCACTAGCTCCCGCAGCATTGACGGCCTTGACTCGAATGAAGACTTTCGAATCAGGCTTCAGGCCTGTGATGGTGTATCTTGTCTTATCTATCAGTTCAGTGTTGGCTGGTACCCAGTCTTCAGCTGTCGCAAAAGAAACATGGCATCTTTTTAACCTTGAATCCTGTCAAGGATAGCCCAGTGTGCGGGGGAACGGGTCGTCTTACATCCTTCAAGGCAGTACTCCACCAAGTACCCGTCGAGACCAGCAGCTCCGATGGTTTCTGGAGGACGCCACTTGACGGTCACTGTTGTGTCAGTCACGTCATCCACCACCAGCATGGTGGGCTCACTGGTCACCGCTTGGAGGATGCAAATATCAGACTTTTGTTACACAAGCAAGATCAACACACAAGGACatgggcgaggcgaggcgaggcgaggcgcctctctgtctgtctgccagC encodes:
- the LOC125992503 gene encoding cholinephosphotransferase 1-like isoform X1 encodes the protein MAYFLCSEPLSSAQLKQLEVYKYSPSGRSLLEPPCQIYWNWLVRQIPMWVAPNALSMAGLLVNIASTLLLVFFCPTATEEAPAWAFILSALGLFVYQSLDAIDGKQARRTNVESALDEHFDHGCDAVSTVFVAVGTCISCGIGRYPHWIFFCGFIGMFMYFCAHWQTYVSGTVRFGLVDVTEAQFAIIVMYLMSAFGGVSLWQTTLPLIGLQLYIFPIMGIIGGALYSCHNNFHVILNGGAGKGLSPGLHIGLILTLAFIIFKKSSTQLFEHHPCFYLLAFGMVIAKLSNKLVQVAHITKSELHLPDTAFIGPGLLFLNQLFDSFVDEYVVLWIATVLSLVDLTCYFTGVCRQIAGHLGMRVFSITPPGSAHRD
- the LOC125992503 gene encoding cholinephosphotransferase 1-like isoform X2; this encodes MAYFLCSEPLSSAQLKQLEVYKYSPSGRSLLEPPCQIYWNWLVRQIPMWVAPNALSMAGLLVNIASTLLLVFFCPTATEEAPAWAFILSALGLFVYQSLDAIDGKQARRTNVESALDEHFDHGCDAVSTVFVAVGTCISCGIGRYPHWIFFCGFIGMFMYFCAHWQTYVSGTVRFGLVDVTEAQFAIIVMYLMSAFGGVSLWQTTLPLIGLQLYIFPIMGIIGGALYSCHNNFHVILNGGAGKGLSPGLHIGLILTLAFIIFKKSSTQLFEHHPCFYLLAFGMVIAKLSNKLVVAHITKSELHLPDTAFIGPGLLFLNQLFDSFVDEYVVLWIATVLSLVDLTCYFTGVCRQIAGHLGMRVFSITPPGSAHRD
- the LOC125992502 gene encoding cholinephosphotransferase 1, whose translation is MAHFLWPEPLSSAQLKRLEEHKYSASGRSLVEPPCQIYWNWLVQQIPTWVAPNTLTIVGLLVNIVSTLLLVLYCPTATEEAPAWAFILSALGLFVYQSLDAIDGKQARRTNSSSALGELFDHGCDAVSTVFVAVGTCISCGIGRYPHWIFFCGFIGMFMFFCAHWQTYVSGTLRFGLVDVTEVQLAIIVMYLMSAFGGVSLWQTTLPLIGLQLYIFPIMGIIGGALYSCHNYFHVILNGGVGKNGSTVADTSVLSPGLHIGLILTLAFIIFKKSSSQLFEHHPCLYLLAFGMVIAKISNKLVVAHMTKSELHLPDTAFIGPGLLFLNQYFNSFVDEYVVLWIATVLSLVDLTRYCTGVCHQIAGHLRIRVFSITPPGPAHRD